The following proteins come from a genomic window of uncultured Treponema sp.:
- a CDS encoding penicillin-binding protein activator LpoB: MKKFAFLFAAVFSGLMMVSCGSTKVSRVDADEVIDLDGYWNESDVRIVCDSLIEECINSPRIAKFEGQQGHAPVVIIDSIRNQSSEHIDTSIVEKKFQTAIINSGVMEFVSSSTERQALREEKADQADHSTYDTAKEMDQETGADFMLKGSVKTIVQSADDKTVRTYYVYAELHDIKTNKIVWMAENDSIKKVIKRQKAKL, translated from the coding sequence ATGAAGAAGTTTGCTTTTTTGTTTGCAGCTGTTTTTAGTGGTCTTATGATGGTTTCATGCGGAAGCACAAAGGTTTCCCGCGTTGATGCTGATGAGGTCATTGATTTAGACGGCTACTGGAACGAATCTGATGTCCGCATCGTTTGTGATTCTCTTATTGAAGAATGTATAAATTCTCCTAGAATTGCAAAATTTGAAGGACAGCAGGGACACGCTCCAGTTGTTATAATTGATTCTATACGCAATCAGAGCAGCGAGCATATTGACACTTCAATTGTTGAAAAGAAATTTCAGACTGCGATAATTAATTCTGGTGTTATGGAATTTGTTTCTAGCAGCACAGAAAGACAGGCTCTTAGAGAAGAAAAGGCTGACCAGGCTGACCATTCAACTTACGATACTGCAAAGGAAATGGATCAGGAAACTGGAGCTGACTTCATGCTTAAAGGCTCTGTTAAGACAATTGTGCAGTCCGCTGACGACAAAACAGTAAGAACTTACTATGTTTATGCAGAGTTGCATGACATTAAAACAAATAAAATTGTTTGGATGGCAGAAAACGACAGCATAAAGAAAGTTATTAAACGTCAGAAAGCAAAGCTCTAA